Genomic window (Brevibacterium paucivorans):
CTTTTCTGTGCGTTGGAGCAAGAACAGTGTCGAGCCATAGTCAGGCGACTGCTTCACCCACTCCCCTGTGCCATCAGGAGAACCGTCGTCGACAACCAGGATGTCGACGGTGTTGTACTTGCGGATCGTCTCAATGGTGATGGGTAACGATTCACGCTCGTTGTACGTGGGGATGACGACTAGTGTTTTCACTCCTGCAATGCTACACGGACTTAGGCGTTGCGTCGTAAGAACGGCCGCCTACCCATGTTGTTCGCGCATGAGGCAAAGTTGCCCCCAAATCAGGCAGGCCTGGCGTTCCCGACCGTGGGTCCGTGCTCCACGCGGCTACCCTGGGATCGGCCACCTGGACCACAAGCGAGGTTGCTGACCACCGAACCATGTCGACAGCACTTCCCGGCGCAAGAACGCCACCGTCAAACTGCCCCAGCGCCCGGAACCCGAACCGCGTAGACGCGTTAAACGCCGCGCGTGCCGATAGGCCGTTTTCAACACCTGCTCGCACGGCCTCCCACGGCTTCCCGGCCAGCGAAAAGCTCACTTGAGCACCTGCGTTGAACAGAGCATGCAAGTCGCGTGGATGATGCGGGTTCACTGTCAGGGCAAGACCAGAGGTGCCCCACACCTCGGGGTCCACCTGGGTGTCACACGCGATCAGCACGCGCACCCCAGCGCGTTGGGCGGCAGTTTTCCAGGCGGGGTCGCTTACCAACTTTTCGAGCTCTGCGAGCTCATCGGCTGTGTCGGCCAGAATGAAAACAGGACCAGTCAGAGTGTTGGAATCGCGGGCCGCATCGACCTGGATGGCTCGACGACCTTCACGCACGTCGGTGGGATAGGCCACGACGTGTGGGCCTGTCACTGCGTCGCACTGTTCCTGTGTTCCGATCACGTGGACGCTCGTAACTCCACAGGACAGATAGTCGTAACCGTCTCCACTGCGTAGATCTAGAGCAGCGTCGACGAAGCCAGGAGCCACGAAATCGCCATCGAGCGAAGTTCCGGAACTCACCGCCTCATCGGATCCCACCCACACAACAGTGTCACCGTCGTACGTGATCGCTGTTGCAAACGGGTCTGCAGTCGAATATACGTCTCCACCAAATAAAGTTTCACTCACGGGCCACACATTAACGCACTTTCAGGCGTTCACATGTAGGGTTTAGTGCGTGACCGGCCTAGTAATCATCGACATGCCCGCGCTTTACTACCGTGCGTTCTATTCCGTCCCCAGCTCACTGACGAGCGCCGACGGAACGCCCGTGAATGCGCTCCGGGGCACGCTCGACGCCATTGCGACACTGGCAAGTCGACTCAGCACAACGCGGATCATCGCAGCGAGTGACGCCGCATGGAGACCCAGCTTCCGCACAAGAATCGTTCCCGAATATAAGGCGCACCGGGAACGCGAAGACAAACCCGGCACCGAGACTCCCGACGATCTCATTCCCCAAATTCCGCTCATCTACGAAGCCTGCACACTCTTAGGTCTCCCCGTAGGGCACATTGAGGACACGGAAGCCGACGACGTGATCGGATCCGTCGTTCACCAGTGGGACGGCCCCATCACCGTCGTCTCCCCCGACCGGGACCTCTTATCACTTCTCAGCCCTGACAAGCAGATCACCCTGCTACGACCTCGGCCGCGGGGGCAATGGGAAGAAACCACAGTCCACGACCTCCCAGACCTCTACGGAATTCCCACCGGAGAACGGTACCGGGAGCTTGCGGCTCTGCGTGGCGACCCGTCCGATGGTTTATCCGGGGCGCAAGGAATCGGCGAAAAAACCGCGGCAAAACTACTGGCCGGGTATGGCAGCCTCGACAATGTTTTTGACGCCGCGAAACGCGGAGTCAAGGACCACGGCCTGTCACCTAAACGCAGAGACAACCTGCTCGCAGCCGAACACGCGGTGCGCAAAAACGTACAGGTCATGACCGTCCTCACCGATCTAGACGTGAGTAACCTGATCGAGTCCTCCGCCACAATCACCCCAAACGTTGCCGGTCTTGACGCATTCGCCCAGCGCTACGGGGTTGAACGATCAATCAGCCGACTCACAGAAACCTTCACGTCCCACACACCACAAACGTCACCGCCAACGTCCTGGGCAGACGAACCCCTTTTCGCGTTCGACTTAGAAACCACGGGTCGCGACCCCCACACGGCACACATCGTCAGCGCGGCTCTCATCGACATGCGCACTAACGAAACCTGGGAATGGCTGGTCTACCCGGAAGACGACATTCCGGCGGAAGCAACAGCCGTCCACGGGATCACCACCGAATTTGCCCGCGCCCACGGCACGCCACGGGCACAAGCAATTGCACACATGCACGCTGTCGTCTCGGAACGCACACCTGCGTGCATCGTTGCCCACAACGCGCCGTACGACCTGACGATTTTCGCCCGCGAATGCGCACAGCAGGGCCTGCGCATCCCAGGCTTCTTCGTCATCGACACTCTGGTCATCGACAAACAGGCCGAACCGTATCGCAAGGGACCCCGGACGTTGGACGCCGTGTGTAAGCGCTGGGGCATTTCCTTAGACAACGCGCACGACGCAACGGCCGACGCCCGCGCCTCGGGCTTGGTGGCTTTGGCGATCGCCGATGCGTTCCCCGATATCGCCCAACTGAGTGCAGAACAGATTCACCACGCACAAAAGGACTGGAAAC
Coding sequences:
- a CDS encoding metal-dependent hydrolase — its product is MSETLFGGDVYSTADPFATAITYDGDTVVWVGSDEAVSSGTSLDGDFVAPGFVDAALDLRSGDGYDYLSCGVTSVHVIGTQEQCDAVTGPHVVAYPTDVREGRRAIQVDAARDSNTLTGPVFILADTADELAELEKLVSDPAWKTAAQRAGVRVLIACDTQVDPEVWGTSGLALTVNPHHPRDLHALFNAGAQVSFSLAGKPWEAVRAGVENGLSARAAFNASTRFGFRALGQFDGGVLAPGSAVDMVRWSATSLVVQVADPRVAAWSTDPRSGTPGLPDLGATLPHARTTWVGGRSYDATPKSV
- a CDS encoding 5'-3' exonuclease H3TH domain-containing protein, which encodes MTGLVIIDMPALYYRAFYSVPSSLTSADGTPVNALRGTLDAIATLASRLSTTRIIAASDAAWRPSFRTRIVPEYKAHREREDKPGTETPDDLIPQIPLIYEACTLLGLPVGHIEDTEADDVIGSVVHQWDGPITVVSPDRDLLSLLSPDKQITLLRPRPRGQWEETTVHDLPDLYGIPTGERYRELAALRGDPSDGLSGAQGIGEKTAAKLLAGYGSLDNVFDAAKRGVKDHGLSPKRRDNLLAAEHAVRKNVQVMTVLTDLDVSNLIESSATITPNVAGLDAFAQRYGVERSISRLTETFTSHTPQTSPPTSWADEPLFAFDLETTGRDPHTAHIVSAALIDMRTNETWEWLVYPEDDIPAEATAVHGITTEFARAHGTPRAQAIAHMHAVVSERTPACIVAHNAPYDLTIFARECAQQGLRIPGFFVIDTLVIDKQAEPYRKGPRTLDAVCKRWGISLDNAHDATADARASGLVALAIADAFPDIAQLSAEQIHHAQKDWKREQAARLQEYLRTRRDPNAVVDHEWPFLTRGER